A region from the Thermanaeromonas toyohensis ToBE genome encodes:
- a CDS encoding heterodisulfide reductase-related iron-sulfur binding cluster, which translates to MNTYAYYAGCTLSSIFPHYDTANRLVAENVDCQLAPLEAWNCCGALSLPTANHLLSLALPLRNLALAEEKGLELLVACGTCLAALRRSYNAYLTRRTWQSAISEVLARAGRSYTGKAKVHHIVEMFTAPLAIARFRRQSRKTFFRGMRLAVYYGCQVRDGSLESLLFMAGATVLPFDQKNRCCGSHAGATGRNLQAAFDLFKEALARQASHLVAVCSLCYLTLTEAWNRFPGPNSLQVSYFSEILAEALGVMVS; encoded by the coding sequence GTGAATACTTATGCTTACTACGCCGGATGCACTTTAAGTTCAATATTTCCCCACTACGATACTGCCAATCGTCTGGTGGCTGAAAACGTTGATTGCCAGTTAGCACCTTTGGAGGCATGGAACTGCTGTGGGGCTCTTTCCTTACCTACGGCTAACCACCTGCTTTCGTTAGCCTTACCCTTGCGCAACCTGGCCCTAGCAGAAGAAAAAGGCCTGGAGCTTTTAGTGGCTTGTGGTACCTGCCTGGCAGCTTTGCGCCGGAGCTATAACGCGTACCTGACCCGCAGGACATGGCAGTCAGCAATAAGCGAAGTTTTGGCTAGGGCCGGGCGTTCCTATACAGGTAAAGCCAAGGTCCACCATATTGTGGAAATGTTCACTGCCCCTTTGGCCATCGCCCGTTTCCGGCGGCAATCACGTAAGACTTTCTTTCGGGGTATGCGGTTAGCAGTTTATTACGGTTGCCAAGTAAGAGACGGGTCTCTGGAATCTCTGCTATTTATGGCAGGAGCAACAGTTTTACCCTTTGACCAAAAGAATCGCTGCTGCGGTAGTCATGCGGGTGCTACCGGGAGAAACCTTCAGGCCGCCTTTGACCTTTTTAAAGAAGCTTTAGCTCGCCAGGCCAGTCACTTGGTAGCGGTTTGCTCCCTATGTTATTTGACACTTACCGAAGCGTGGAATAGGTTTCCTGGGCCTAACTCCTTGCAAGTTTCTTATTTCAGTGAGATCTTAGCAGAAGCTCTTGGGGTAATGGTGTCATGA
- the acs gene encoding acetate--CoA ligase alpha subunit translates to MGLLGNFYDPSSVAVIGASKTPGKVGHSLVKNLLNSGYPGRIYPVNPKEKEIEGLKAYPSVLDIPEKVEMAIVAIPAAGVPAVAEECGKKGVENLIVVSAGFKETGKEGLDLEKRLIHTCKHYGIRLLGPNCVGMMDTHTPINASFTKNFPLKGDIAFLSQSGATLIAILDWSLSAGIGFSKMVSLGNKALLSEIDFIAEAAEDPYTRVIACYLEDVVDGERFLKVVREATRKKPVIILKSGTSQAGARAASSHTGALAGSDLAYEIAFRQCGVIRARTMTELFDLAITFSRCPLPAGKRVAIVTNAGGPGIVATDAVEAKALHMARFTKETIEELRAGLPVEAALYNPVDVLGDARGSRYRLALEKILADPNVDSIVFIMCATAMAEPIETAQAVIELHKQYPQKPVLGVFLGGESLAEGARLLTEAGIPCFTFPEPAIEALRGLSTYREYREMPKEDLDLNYPNLDKKTVKAIFYDVLRDKRLVLLGSEAAAVAQAYGISVAPIYLATSPEEAVEIAQKIGYPVVLKVASPKILHKTDLGGVRVGLDLPEKVHKAFIEIMENVYRLLPQAEIYGVEVQKMMPKGIEMIIGMTRDVQFGPLIACGLGGIYVNLIKDVSFRLAHGLTYKEIEAMLAETKAYTLLRGYRGSPPADIPALIEAIGRTARLCLDFPEIVELDINPVFVYPEGLSALDIKITIS, encoded by the coding sequence ATGGGACTGTTGGGGAATTTTTATGACCCCTCCTCAGTAGCCGTTATCGGAGCATCGAAAACACCGGGCAAAGTAGGCCATTCCCTGGTAAAAAACCTTTTAAATTCGGGTTATCCAGGCCGTATATATCCCGTAAATCCTAAGGAAAAGGAAATTGAAGGACTGAAAGCCTATCCTTCTGTCCTGGATATCCCCGAAAAAGTAGAGATGGCCATCGTGGCTATTCCGGCGGCAGGGGTGCCGGCAGTGGCCGAGGAGTGCGGAAAGAAGGGTGTAGAAAACCTCATCGTAGTAAGTGCTGGCTTTAAAGAAACTGGTAAGGAGGGATTAGACCTAGAAAAAAGATTAATACATACTTGTAAGCATTATGGCATACGCCTTTTAGGCCCTAATTGCGTAGGCATGATGGATACCCACACTCCCATTAATGCCTCTTTTACTAAGAATTTTCCCCTGAAAGGGGATATAGCTTTTTTATCTCAGAGTGGGGCCACCCTTATAGCCATTCTAGATTGGAGTTTGTCGGCCGGTATTGGGTTTAGTAAGATGGTAAGCTTGGGGAACAAAGCCCTCCTTTCTGAGATTGATTTTATTGCCGAGGCGGCTGAAGATCCCTATACCCGGGTCATCGCTTGTTATTTGGAGGATGTAGTGGACGGTGAACGCTTTCTAAAGGTAGTCCGTGAGGCCACGCGTAAAAAGCCTGTTATTATTTTAAAATCAGGGACTAGCCAGGCTGGTGCACGAGCTGCTTCTTCTCATACAGGTGCCCTTGCCGGAAGCGATTTAGCTTACGAGATCGCCTTCCGGCAATGCGGAGTCATCCGGGCTCGTACCATGACCGAACTTTTTGACCTGGCCATCACTTTTTCCCGGTGTCCGCTCCCTGCTGGAAAGCGAGTGGCCATCGTTACCAATGCCGGGGGGCCGGGGATTGTAGCTACAGATGCAGTGGAAGCTAAAGCTTTACATATGGCAAGGTTTACCAAAGAGACTATTGAAGAATTACGGGCTGGACTTCCCGTTGAGGCAGCTTTGTATAATCCTGTAGATGTGTTAGGGGATGCCAGGGGCTCGCGGTACCGGTTAGCCTTAGAAAAGATTTTGGCGGACCCCAACGTAGATAGTATAGTGTTTATAATGTGTGCTACGGCCATGGCAGAACCCATTGAAACAGCCCAGGCGGTTATCGAACTGCATAAGCAATATCCCCAAAAGCCGGTGCTAGGGGTTTTTTTAGGAGGAGAATCCTTGGCTGAAGGAGCTCGGCTTTTAACCGAGGCGGGGATACCCTGCTTTACTTTTCCAGAGCCGGCTATTGAAGCATTAAGAGGGTTATCCACTTATAGAGAGTACCGGGAGATGCCTAAAGAAGATCTCGATTTAAATTACCCTAACTTGGACAAGAAAACGGTCAAGGCCATTTTTTACGACGTGTTACGGGATAAACGTTTGGTATTATTAGGTAGTGAAGCGGCCGCAGTGGCCCAGGCTTATGGCATTTCTGTAGCTCCCATATACCTAGCTACTAGCCCTGAGGAAGCAGTGGAAATAGCTCAAAAAATAGGTTATCCGGTAGTCCTTAAGGTGGCTTCTCCCAAGATATTACATAAGACTGATCTAGGTGGCGTCAGGGTGGGGTTGGATTTACCGGAAAAGGTTCACAAGGCCTTTATTGAAATAATGGAGAATGTCTACCGGTTACTACCTCAAGCGGAAATCTATGGTGTTGAAGTCCAGAAGATGATGCCTAAAGGGATAGAAATGATCATTGGCATGACCCGAGACGTGCAGTTTGGGCCTTTAATCGCCTGCGGTCTGGGAGGTATTTACGTTAACCTTATCAAGGATGTTTCCTTCCGCCTTGCCCATGGTCTAACCTATAAGGAAATAGAAGCTATGCTGGCAGAAACCAAAGCTTATACCTTGCTCCGCGGTTATCGGGGAAGCCCGCCGGCTGATATACCTGCATTGATCGAAGCTATCGGGCGGACCGCTCGCTTATGTTTAGATTTTCCTGAGATAGTCGAACTAGATATTAATCCGGTATTTGTATACCCTGAAGGGTTAAGCGCTCTGGATATTAAAATAACTATATCGTGA
- a CDS encoding sigma-54 interaction domain-containing protein, which translates to MSGSSLRAQFTLEDIRGSSPAITHLKEMAKRVAQTDFPVLLEGESGTGKELFAHAIHNLSPRAQGPFLTLNCAAIPEALMESELFGYEAGAFTGARKSGKPGKFELAHGGTVFLDEISCLPPPLQAKLLRFLQYGDIEKVGGISRTKVDVRVIAASNRPLEAMVAEGLFREDLFYRLNVVRLAIPPLRERAEDIPAIAAAIMEKLNRKYPHLKKQISPETMVMLQSYVWPGNVRELENVLQRLFALVEGETILPHHLAAFLPVGPWEVTADRPSLSQQLAMMERDMIQQALRSTGGNKARAARLLGMPRSSLYEKLKTYKLGY; encoded by the coding sequence ATGTCAGGCTCGAGCCTAAGAGCTCAATTTACTCTGGAAGATATTCGGGGGTCTTCGCCTGCCATCACCCATTTAAAAGAAATGGCCAAGCGCGTAGCCCAAACAGATTTCCCTGTTCTCCTTGAAGGGGAAAGTGGAACTGGCAAGGAGTTATTTGCCCATGCCATTCATAATTTGAGCCCCAGGGCACAAGGGCCATTTTTGACACTAAATTGTGCAGCTATCCCGGAGGCTTTAATGGAATCTGAGCTTTTTGGGTATGAAGCAGGTGCTTTTACTGGTGCTCGCAAAAGCGGTAAGCCGGGTAAGTTCGAACTCGCCCATGGCGGAACTGTGTTTTTAGATGAGATTAGCTGTTTGCCCCCGCCGCTACAGGCCAAGCTGTTACGCTTCCTGCAGTATGGCGATATAGAGAAAGTTGGCGGTATTTCCCGGACTAAAGTAGATGTAAGAGTTATCGCCGCCTCCAACAGGCCCCTAGAGGCCATGGTAGCCGAAGGGCTTTTCCGGGAAGACTTGTTCTATCGCCTGAATGTAGTTCGTTTAGCAATACCCCCCTTGCGAGAACGTGCCGAAGATATACCCGCTATTGCAGCAGCCATAATGGAAAAACTTAATCGCAAGTATCCCCACCTGAAAAAACAAATTTCCCCGGAAACTATGGTCATGCTACAAAGCTATGTTTGGCCCGGCAACGTCCGCGAGTTGGAAAATGTGTTACAGCGGCTTTTTGCTTTAGTAGAAGGAGAAACCATTTTGCCCCATCATCTGGCAGCTTTCTTGCCTGTGGGACCATGGGAAGTTACAGCCGACAGACCAAGCCTTAGTCAGCAATTGGCCATGATGGAACGTGATATGATCCAGCAGGCCTTACGGTCAACAGGAGGGAATAAAGCCCGCGCAGCCAGGCTACTTGGTATGCCGCGGTCGAGCCTCTATGAAAAACTGAAGACCTATAAACTAGGCTACTGA
- a CDS encoding 4Fe-4S dicluster domain-containing protein: MEAEYGFSKIVECLAGNVSAATCQQCGACSSVCPQVGYPGTVRQVLQAVNSGLRAWVLNSELVQACSVCGRCSEVCPENIEVAEIVYALKRLSLASRADRASFFQDCFGQLARLMVEKTGTQNLEVLLQKEPIALLAFGPLALSMVEGKEVRISSERQVTLEEVRVIYHASMELGER, from the coding sequence ATGGAAGCAGAATATGGGTTTTCTAAAATTGTAGAGTGCTTGGCGGGTAACGTTTCAGCAGCAACCTGTCAGCAGTGCGGTGCTTGTTCCTCAGTATGCCCGCAGGTAGGTTATCCTGGCACTGTTCGCCAGGTGCTCCAGGCCGTAAACAGTGGGTTAAGGGCCTGGGTTTTAAACTCTGAGCTAGTACAGGCTTGCTCCGTTTGCGGCCGTTGTTCTGAGGTTTGCCCGGAAAATATTGAGGTAGCAGAAATTGTATATGCTCTAAAGCGGCTGAGCCTCGCCAGCCGGGCAGATCGAGCCTCTTTCTTCCAGGACTGCTTTGGTCAATTGGCCAGGTTGATGGTGGAGAAGACCGGTACCCAAAACCTTGAGGTCTTATTGCAAAAGGAGCCTATTGCTCTATTGGCGTTTGGTCCTTTGGCCCTTTCCATGGTGGAGGGGAAGGAGGTCAGGATTTCCTCCGAAAGGCAAGTCACGCTAGAAGAAGTACGGGTAATTTATCATGCCTCTATGGAGCTTGGTGAAAGGTGA
- a CDS encoding phosphotransacetylase family protein yields the protein MKSLYIIGTPASGKTALALGLAQKLQKEGFKVAYFKPIGTPSRGGEQSDEDAVLMREVLGMEVPLEVVVPCMIGPSYLSGERCPGALSRIRRAYHEITQNVDVLLIGGALYPYAYTSCGLDDIALAKEWGALVILVVTLESDFSLDQTLFFNRSLSSAGLTLLGNIFNNIPRSLLAKAEGIYRPILEENGYRTLGLIPRRPEIASPTAKEYYEALGGEILAGKDNLGRLVEEVMVGAMTAESALTYFRRSADKAVILGGDRTDVALAALETSTSVLILTGGLYPDLRVISRAQEKGVPLILVQYDTYTTVEKVSHLSRRLRPDDTVGIRIALENVEKYCQWETILEALR from the coding sequence GTGAAAAGTTTATATATCATAGGAACCCCGGCCAGTGGTAAAACGGCCTTGGCCCTGGGGCTTGCGCAGAAACTCCAGAAGGAAGGCTTCAAGGTGGCCTATTTTAAGCCCATCGGGACTCCCTCCCGGGGTGGGGAACAATCTGATGAGGATGCTGTTTTGATGCGGGAAGTTTTAGGGATGGAAGTACCTTTAGAGGTAGTAGTCCCCTGTATGATCGGGCCTTCTTACCTTTCTGGTGAACGGTGTCCGGGAGCATTATCCCGGATCCGCCGTGCTTACCATGAGATTACCCAAAACGTGGATGTACTTCTCATCGGCGGAGCCCTTTACCCCTATGCCTATACTTCTTGTGGCCTGGATGACATCGCCCTAGCTAAAGAATGGGGTGCACTAGTTATATTAGTAGTGACCCTGGAAAGCGATTTTAGCTTGGATCAGACTCTTTTCTTTAACCGGAGTCTGAGCAGCGCCGGGTTAACCCTGTTAGGAAATATTTTTAACAATATCCCGCGTTCCCTCTTAGCTAAAGCTGAAGGTATTTATAGACCCATCCTAGAAGAAAATGGGTACCGCACCTTAGGGTTAATACCCCGCCGACCGGAGATAGCTTCTCCTACTGCTAAGGAATACTATGAAGCTTTGGGAGGAGAAATACTAGCTGGTAAAGATAATCTAGGTCGGCTGGTAGAGGAAGTTATGGTAGGAGCCATGACGGCAGAAAGCGCCCTTACCTATTTCCGACGCTCAGCTGACAAGGCAGTGATCTTAGGGGGTGACCGAACAGATGTAGCCCTGGCTGCCTTAGAAACGAGCACTTCAGTACTTATCCTGACTGGTGGCTTATACCCAGACTTGCGGGTCATTTCCCGGGCCCAGGAAAAGGGGGTTCCCTTAATCCTTGTTCAATATGATACCTATACTACAGTGGAAAAGGTTAGCCATTTATCTCGCCGTTTAAGGCCCGATGATACCGTTGGGATCCGGATAGCCCTAGAAAATGTAGAAAAGTACTGTCAATGGGAGACCATACTGGAAGCCTTACGATAA
- the rpoD gene encoding RNA polymerase sigma factor RpoD, protein MKEEVHKYQDLVKELIEKGKKRGSLTYQEIMDTLQSVELTPEQIDDIYEQLHQMGIEIIPEVAELEALERENGAPAEEDLDLSIPEGVGIDDPVRMYLKEIGRIPLLTPEEEIELAKRMEQGDEEAKRRLIEANLRLVVSIAKRYVGRGMLFLDLIQEGNLGLIKAVEKFDYRKGYKFSTYATWWIRQAITRAIADQARTIRIPVHMVETINKLIRVSRNLLQELGREPTPEEIAKEMDIPVERVREIMKIAQEPVSLETPIGEEEDSHLGDFIEDEDALAPADAASYMLLREQLEEVLDSLTPRERKVLRLRFGLDDGRSRTLEEVGQEFGVTRERIRQIEAKALRKLRHPSRSKKLKDYLE, encoded by the coding sequence ATGAAAGAAGAAGTACACAAGTACCAGGATTTGGTGAAAGAACTCATCGAAAAGGGAAAGAAGCGCGGTTCCCTGACCTATCAGGAAATAATGGATACCTTGCAGTCAGTGGAACTCACCCCCGAACAGATCGATGATATTTATGAACAGCTTCATCAGATGGGTATTGAGATTATACCTGAAGTGGCAGAGCTTGAGGCTTTGGAAAGGGAAAACGGCGCTCCCGCAGAAGAAGATCTCGATCTCTCGATTCCGGAAGGCGTGGGAATCGATGATCCGGTGCGCATGTATCTAAAAGAGATCGGCCGGATTCCACTTCTTACGCCTGAAGAAGAGATTGAGCTTGCTAAACGCATGGAGCAAGGGGACGAGGAGGCCAAGCGCAGGCTGATCGAGGCTAATCTACGCCTGGTAGTTAGCATTGCTAAACGCTATGTTGGCCGGGGTATGCTTTTTTTGGATCTGATCCAGGAAGGAAATTTAGGACTGATCAAGGCTGTAGAAAAATTCGATTACCGTAAAGGGTACAAGTTTAGCACTTATGCTACCTGGTGGATCCGGCAGGCCATCACCCGCGCCATTGCTGACCAGGCGCGCACCATCCGGATACCTGTACACATGGTGGAGACCATCAACAAGCTTATCCGCGTTTCGCGTAATCTCCTCCAGGAGCTAGGCCGGGAACCTACTCCAGAGGAGATTGCCAAGGAGATGGATATTCCTGTAGAACGGGTCCGGGAAATTATGAAGATAGCCCAAGAGCCTGTCTCCTTAGAGACGCCCATAGGCGAGGAAGAGGATAGCCACTTGGGTGACTTCATTGAGGATGAGGATGCCCTCGCTCCGGCGGATGCTGCCTCTTATATGCTTTTACGGGAGCAATTAGAAGAGGTACTGGATTCTTTGACCCCGCGAGAAAGGAAGGTTCTCCGCCTACGCTTTGGCCTCGATGATGGACGTTCTCGTACTTTAGAAGAAGTAGGCCAAGAGTTTGGGGTTACGCGGGAGCGCATCCGCCAGATCGAAGCTAAGGCCTTGCGTAAGTTGCGCCATCCTAGCCGTAGTAAAAAACTTAAAGATTACTTGGAATAA
- the dnaG gene encoding DNA primase, which translates to MLAAFRENLIEEIKTRVDIIDLISEYVPLKRRGQNYVGLCPFHTEKTPSFTVSPSKQLFYCFGCGVGGDAFTFLMKREGLNFSEALTRLAERVGINLEEGEGAGIFKLRREKERLYQIGALAARFYHLILLRHPTAAQAREYLQRRRVSLEAVRKFELGYAPDSPRALVDYLKRHGFHPREIALAGLAASRAPEGSFDRFRRRLMFPVKDPAGKVIGFGGRALDNSEPKYLNTPETPLFRKGHHLYGLHLAVAGIRRRGKAVVVEGYLDAISAWQHGVDNVVATLGTALTIEQARALKRYTEEVIIAYDADAAGRAAALRVLGVLADMGLRVRVLLLPEGKDPDEFLQRQGGQAFQKLVEEAPPWLVYIIEQVAQSYNLADPSECVKAIQKIIPYLAKIEDAVERDNYVRILSRRTGQLETAIYEELHKFRARQMGRPRRLILDGDIRDSQGTAVTTFQGPEVYLLCAYLASEEWADRIEASLGPAFWSLPQAGIIASAAKELREEYPGLEGEDFQDKLSKKLPPDALPLLARVALKEGQEPLEPKALEQAIKSIQLKKWEDEMQACRRSLSLAEAAGREDEVKALQTRILDLARNIKNLKAGRGET; encoded by the coding sequence TTGCTGGCCGCCTTTCGGGAGAACTTGATCGAGGAGATTAAGACTAGGGTGGATATTATAGACTTGATAAGTGAATATGTCCCTTTAAAGAGGCGGGGCCAGAATTATGTAGGTCTATGCCCTTTTCATACTGAGAAAACCCCTTCCTTTACTGTTAGCCCAAGTAAGCAACTGTTTTATTGTTTTGGATGCGGGGTGGGGGGCGATGCCTTCACCTTTTTAATGAAGCGTGAGGGATTAAACTTTAGTGAGGCCTTGACACGGCTAGCTGAGCGGGTAGGAATAAACTTAGAAGAAGGGGAAGGGGCAGGGATCTTTAAGCTCCGCCGGGAAAAGGAGAGACTATATCAGATCGGTGCCCTAGCAGCGAGATTTTATCATCTTATCCTGCTCCGGCATCCTACTGCAGCGCAGGCCAGGGAATACCTCCAGCGCCGCCGGGTAAGCCTGGAAGCCGTAAGAAAGTTTGAACTTGGATATGCTCCGGACAGCCCTAGGGCTTTAGTGGATTATCTTAAGCGCCATGGATTTCATCCCCGGGAGATTGCTTTGGCAGGGTTGGCGGCTTCTAGAGCCCCGGAAGGTAGCTTTGATCGCTTTCGTCGACGGCTAATGTTCCCGGTGAAGGATCCAGCGGGTAAGGTGATTGGCTTTGGCGGCCGAGCTCTGGACAATAGCGAACCTAAATATCTAAACACCCCAGAAACACCACTCTTCCGCAAAGGGCATCATCTTTATGGGTTGCACCTGGCCGTAGCTGGGATAAGACGCCGCGGTAAGGCGGTGGTAGTGGAAGGGTACCTGGATGCTATTTCTGCCTGGCAACATGGTGTGGATAATGTGGTAGCTACTCTAGGTACTGCTTTAACCATAGAACAGGCCCGAGCGCTCAAACGATATACGGAAGAGGTTATTATCGCTTACGATGCAGATGCGGCTGGAAGGGCGGCAGCTTTACGCGTCCTTGGTGTCCTGGCAGATATGGGGTTAAGGGTCCGTGTATTACTCTTACCAGAAGGAAAGGACCCCGATGAATTTTTACAGAGGCAGGGAGGCCAAGCATTCCAGAAATTAGTAGAAGAGGCTCCACCCTGGCTAGTGTATATAATTGAACAGGTCGCCCAGTCCTATAATCTAGCCGATCCTAGCGAGTGTGTAAAGGCGATCCAGAAAATAATACCCTATTTGGCCAAAATAGAGGACGCTGTGGAACGGGATAATTACGTTCGTATCTTAAGTAGACGCACTGGCCAATTAGAAACAGCCATCTACGAAGAATTGCACAAATTCCGAGCCCGGCAAATGGGAAGACCCAGGCGGCTAATATTGGATGGGGATATTCGGGATAGTCAGGGTACGGCAGTGACCACTTTTCAGGGTCCGGAAGTATATCTTTTATGTGCTTATTTGGCCAGTGAAGAGTGGGCTGACCGGATCGAAGCTTCTTTAGGGCCAGCCTTTTGGAGTTTACCCCAAGCGGGTATTATAGCTTCAGCAGCTAAGGAGTTGAGGGAGGAATACCCAGGCTTAGAAGGAGAAGATTTTCAGGATAAGCTAAGCAAAAAACTTCCACCGGACGCTCTTCCTTTGCTCGCTCGGGTAGCCCTAAAAGAGGGCCAGGAACCCTTAGAGCCTAAGGCCCTTGAACAGGCTATAAAATCCATACAGCTTAAAAAATGGGAGGACGAAATGCAAGCTTGCCGGCGAAGTTTAAGCTTAGCTGAAGCAGCCGGGCGGGAGGATGAAGTGAAAGCCCTGCAAACAAGAATTTTAGACCTAGCTAGGAATATAAAAAATTTAAAGGCAGGAAGGGGGGAAACTTGA